The DNA region CCTCAAAATTCGCCTCGCGCCGGAGGGCAGCGTTGGCATGCGCCAGGCTGTGGTAGTCGCGGAAGGCGATGAACGGCTGCAGTTCCAAGAAAAACGCCGCCGCCGCTGCCAGAACTTCAAAAAGAAGCAAGGTCGTGTTTTCACCATGCACTGCGGCGATGGTTTTGCGCAGCCTCACGCCGCCGGCGGCATACTCGAAAACCGGAAACGGATTCTTCTCGAAACGCTGCAAGTGCTCAAAGCCGCGGGGATGTATTGCCCCGGGATAACGGTTGCATCCCAGTTCGTAGCGCTGCCCGGCGATCACCATCGTCTCGTCCAGCTTGGACAACAGCACCATGCGACCCACTGGCGGCTGGGTGGCCGCGACCAGCAAGCCATGATAGCGCCGGGTGTGTGCGCCGGCAATCGTCGAGCTGGCCCACCCTCCCAAGCCATTGGTCTCGAGCCATTCGCGGCTCGAGGCCGCGGCAAAATTCTGCGTGATGTCTTTGTCGAAAATGATTGCCATGTCCGTTTCCGTGAGATCGTCGCGAGTTGATTGATCAGGATTGCCGGCGTTGTCGCGCGCAATCTCGCCGCCGGCTTGCGCGACTCGTGAGCAGGTTCATGCCGCCATCAATTGCAGGCAGGCGCGGCCGGCATCCCCCTCGGCGGAGAGACCCAGCGGCGCGGGATTCTTCTGCAAAAGCTGCGCGACGGCGCGAACGACGTCTTCACTGTTGTAGGATTTGTGGACAAACTGATCCGCCATCCAGGAACGGAAATCGTGCGCGGGTGCCGGTGCGCTGCTTTGCAACAGAATCTTGACGCCCCGCCAGCGACCGGCAAATGCAATCAGCTCGTCGAGATTATGCAGGTCGAGATCGAGGATCATGACATCGATGGCAACGTCATGCAGCGTGGCAATGATGTCATTGAGGTGATGTGCCGGCCAGACGACATGCCCCTGGCGCTGCAGCCGCGCGCGCAGCCATTGCCGGCGGCGGGAATCGGATTCGTTGAGCAGAATGGTGGCCACGGTGTAGCCCTCGTGTTTCGAGCATTCACTGCCTGGTTTGATTTCTTCTCCGGTTGGTCGGGTGCCGGGGACAATCCTTACAGCGTGAGGTGCGGGAAGGCAGAGGGAAAGGAAGGTGCGGCAAGGCAGGATGATTCGCTTCGGCTGGTGAATTTTGCTGAACGTGAACGGCGTGCCGCGATCGTCCTGCGGAACGCCGCACCTTCTGCCGCGTCGAGGGGTTGCGTCTCTATTCCGGTGAGGAGGAGTCGAGCATGCGTTTAAGCCGCTCACGCGCGGCCGGCGAGAGGGCGGCATTTGTCGAAGGCTTGTTGTCATCGGCTTGGGCGCCGTGCCGGTGCGCCAACTCCCGCATGAGCTGCAACTGCTGAAAGTAGCGCAGACACAGACTGCAGGTCAGAAAATGCAATTTCATCTTGATCCAATGCTGCAACGGCAGCCTACGGTCCATGGCCTCCGAGGCCAGGCGTGTCACCTCCTGGCAGGGCGGCAGTCTATGCGCCAGCCAAATCACCAGTTTCTTCTTCAAAGACATGAGCATTCATCTCAAACAATCGTTCGTGCCGCATTCAGCGGTAACATGCCGCCTTGGTGGAATTCGACCGGCGTACTCGGCAGGCCTCCGGCCAGAGTCAATTCGCCTGGAGCTTGGTCGGGCGAAGGCCAGAAAACTTACATGGCAAGAGAAAAAAAATCGCCGGCATGCCGCTGTGGTGTACAGCCGGCAGCCTGAACGCGAATCTCAAAGCCCCGGCGAATCCGGAATGGTCGCTCGGGGCTTTGGTGCCACTGGCAAAGTTGTCCTTCACAATCCGGCTACAATTCCGCCACCTCGCAAAAGACCTTGATGGCGCCCTTGGCAGTGGTGAGTTTGTCGAGCATCTCCTGGTAGTTTTCCAGCCCTTTGACCGGATGAGTGAGCAGGCGCCTGAGCCAGCCGCGGTATTCGGCCTCGGCATGCGCCAAGTCTTTCACGCCCATTTCAAAATACTCACGATTGGCATTGACCGTGCCGACGGTGACCTTGTTGCCCAGCACGTATTCGAGATTGATTTTGTCCGCCGGCACTTCGATGCTCTTGCCGCCGCCGGTAACGCTGGCGAGCACCAGCACACCGTTTTTGCCCAGCGCCTGCATGCTCTCGAAAACCACGGCGGATGAGCCGGTGGCTTCAAAAATGAGGTCAAAAGGACCATACTGCTGCGCGCCCGCGAGAATCGAGATGCTGGTGGTCGATTCGTAGCGCGCGCCCAGGGCCTCGAGCAAGTCGGAATTGAGATAGGGCTTGGGTGTTCGCCCGAACGTCACGACTTCGAGTCCGCGCAGGCGCAAGACCAGTGTTGCCAGCAAACCGACTGTGCCTGCGCCCATCACTGCGGCCTTGCGTGGGCGCCAGACACGCAACCGGCGCTGAATCTCATAAGCCTGCGCAATGCCTTTCTCCACCACAGTGGTGGGCTCCAGCAAGACGCCAACTTCCTTCAAGCCGCGCGGAAATTTGACGAGATACTCGGGATCCTCGACGAAGTATTCGGACAGGAAGCCGTGACGCAGATTGATTCCGCGCTCGTAGTACAGGTCGTCGGTGGTCATGTCGTAGGTGCCGATCTGATCATAGAGCGAGCTACCGGGACGCCGCACGGTTGCCACGACATAGTCGCCCGCTTTCAGCTCGGTCACATTCGGCCCCACCTCTGCAACGACGCCAAAGGATTCGTGGCCGGTGATGAGATAGTCGTAACCCGGCGGCGCGGCGCCGTATTCGGCGGCATTGATCTCCTTGTCCGTGCCATCAACCCCGACGCGCAGCACTTTCACCAGCACGCCGCGGCCATTTGGCACGTCCGATACTTTCGGCTTGGGCACTTCCCGCAAGTGCATGGAATTGGGCTTTCCGGGAATAACGGCAATGGCTTTCATTTTCTCTCCATTCATGAAACTGAAACACATTTGCAGGACCCTGGGGTTATTGTTTCTCTTGTGTTGCCGGAGAATAGTCGTTTTTCCTGCTGCAACCTTACAGTTTCTGGCGAAAAAAGTGGTGTCCGGCAAGCGGCGGATTCGTCTTGCCCTGCTGTAGCCGCCGGCGTGCCGCAGTTGCGCTTGGCATTTTTCTTTGGCATTTTCTTTCGTCCGGGGATCTGTCGGCCCACACGTGCCAACACCAGCCGCTGATGCTGAGTGGCGCAGATGCTTTGCATAATCGGGGCATGTCATCTTCAGGCGGAAACGAACCATGAGCATGCTGGAAAGAATCATTCCCTATCAATCGCCGGTCGCCGAGGTTTTGGCGGCGCTCGGCGTGCAAGCGCAAGCCGGCTTGACGCAGGCGGAAGCGCAGGCCCGGCTGCAGAAGTATGGCAGGAATGAATTGACGGCAGAGCCGTCCGATCCTGCCTGGAAAAAATTTCTCGCCCAGTTCAACGATGTGCTCGTCATTCTGTTGCTGATCGCCACTGCCATTTCGACCTTCTTGTGGCTGTATGAGCGCGAATCGGCGCTGCCTTATGAAGCCATGGCCATCTTCGCCGTCGTGCTGCTCAATGCGATCATGGGTTACGTTCAGCAAGCACGCGCGGAGGAAGCAGTCGCGGCGCTGCGCCAGATGTCCGCGGCGCATGCCAATGTCATTCGCGAGGGCGAGCGGCGGAGCATTCCGGCGACCGAGCTGGTGCCGGGTGACATCATTCTCATTGAAGAAGGCGATACGATTCCGGCAGACGCGCCGTCGTTGTGGCGACGGGAATGCAAACCCAAATGGGGCGCATCGCCGGCATGTTGAAAGCAGCGCCGAAAGAAACCACGCCGCTGCAAAAGGAACTCGATCATGTCGGCAAGCTGCTCGGCATGATCGTCGTCATCTTCGCCTTCACGAGGCAGAGGATTGGGGCTCGATGTAGAGACAATTTATTGATGCTATATTATTCCACCCACATAAGTCGGACGAGTCGCAAGCAAAGAAATAAACAGGACAAAACAGAACACACGGAGAAATTTTCCCTGTCTGCTCGGTTCGCTCCTGTTCAAAGAGGTAGGAATCAATAATGGAACCTTCCAAAGAGTTGGAAAGGACCATGCTCCTTTCCCACTTTACCATCGAAAAGGATCCTGATGCCATTCTCTGGATCGATTCCGAAGATACGCTGCATCGCGTCAACGAAGCAACCTGCCGCATGCTTGGTTATGCGCCAGAGGAGATGGTCGGTAAGAAGCCGCCAGAGCTTGGCTTTGGACTCGATCCGGCCTATATCGAGGAAATTCGGGAGAATCTCAGGCAGCATGGCATCGTAAGATTCGAGCGCACCATCGAGACCAGAGACGGTCGACAGCTTCCTGTTGAAGTCGCGGGAAGTCTGGTCAAATTCGAAAACCAGGAATATGTTTGCTGGTTTGCGCGCGACATTACCGAACGCCGGAAGGCTGAGGCGGCTCTAAAACAAGCCTTCCGTGAAATAGAGCAGTTAAAAAATCGCCTGCAAGAGGAAAATGTTTATTTGCAGCAGGAGATCAAGCTCACGCACAACTTTGAGGCCATCATCGGCAAGAGCCGCCAAATTCAAGAAGTGCTGCACGCGGTCGAGCACGTCGCGGAGACGGACGCGACCGTTCTGATTCAAGGCGAAACCGGCACCGGCAAGGAGCTGATCGCGCGCGCTATCCATAACATCAGTATGCGTCATGATCGCCCTTTGGTTAAAGTCAACTGTGCGGCGCTTCCGGCCAGCCTGATCGAAAGCGAGCTTTTCGGCCATGAAAAGGGCGCTTTTACCGGCGCGTTGAAATCCAAGGTTGGCCGCTTCGAGCTGGCAAACGGCGGCACCATCTTTCTTGATGAAATCGGCGAGCTGCCGATTGAGATGCAGGTCAAATTGCTGCGGGTCATCCAGAGCGGTGAGTTTGATCGTCTCGGCGGCACGCAAACGTTGCACACCGATGTGCGCATCATTGCCGCAACCAACCGCGACTTGGAAAAGGCAGTCGCCGAAAAGACTTTCCGCGAAGACTTGTTCTATCGCCTGAACGTTTTTCCAATTCGCGTCCCACCGCTCCGCGAAAGACGCGAAGACCTCCCGCTGCTGGTGGAGTATTTTGTCCGGGAATACGCCAAGAAGATTGGACGGGAAATCAACGTCATACCTCGCAGCGTCTTGTCCACTTTAGAGAATTACAATTGGCCTGGCAATATCCGCGAGCTGGAAAACATCATTGAACGCGGCGTGATACTGTCTCATGGCCATCAGCTTGAAATCGGCAATTGGTTTCATGGCGAATCTCAGCCGGAAGAGGAAAAACAGCTCCGCACCTTAACTGAATTGGAACGCGCCCACATCTTGAAGGTGCTGGATTCCACGCGCTGGCGGGTCAGTGGTCCAAATGGCGCGGCTCAAATCCTCGGAATCAATCCCCAAACTTTGGTTTCCCGCATGAAGAAATTGGGGATTCAACGCATGCCCGCCAATGAATTATGATATATCATAAAAACGCTTGCAATCATTGCTCGGCTCAAACAGGAAAACGACAACGGAAATATCCCGTCGACAAGGGTGGGAATCGGCATTCACGCCGGTGAAGTGGTGACGGGAAATGTCGGCACCTCGCTGCGCAAGCAGTATTTGATCACCGGCAATGTGGTCATTTTAGCTTCACGCCTCGAGCAACGGAACAAGCAATTTCAATAATAACTGCTTATATCGGAAGAAGTGTGGAAAGCAATCGGCGGCGTCGAGGATGCGGTTCACTTGGGGATAGTTCAGGTCAAAGGCGAAGAGAAGCCCGTTTCATTATATCTGTTGGCGCAATGAACGGGAGCTATTCCAAAGGCACTGTCGATCTGCCGAAAAAGATGGCGGCGCTGTGAAGTGTACCGGCGAAGTCGGGCTTGCGATGTGATTTATTAGCAGAAGCTGAGAACATAAGACGAGAGAAGTCCGGCTTGAACACGAGATGTTTCAAGTTTGAGAAATCCCGCTGTCCAAGCCGGACTTCGCGTGTTCCCCATTCTCCTCCGCCAAAGCTTTCCAGCCATTATCATATACGAATTGGTGCACTTGGCAGGCCGGATTTTGTAGGCAATGAATTTGGAAATCATCCTGTACGGCTCGCTCAACAACGTAAAGCCAATAACGGTCACCAAGCGCCGCCGCCTTCTCGAACTGAGTTTTCGACAACGTAACACCCTGCTCTCCCCAGTCTCCTGAAACAGATTTTACTTCGATATATCGGACCACATGGTCAGCAATATCTTTCGACACAATATCAAAACCAGGATGTGAATGCGATTTTAGATCTGGAAACCTTCCATTCTTTCGCTCGAACTCAAGAACGTGATTGATACCAGCATTATCCACTGCGATTCGCTTCTCTACAGGCGCTGGTTCTGCGGCCCCATTCGTATCATTTGGAGAAACTGGAGAAACATAAGCGTAGGTTTTGAACTTCGTCTGCGAACGGTCGTTTGGGTTAGTCACGTCTATTTTTGCAGCCTCCGGCTCTTTATTTTCATCATTCATTCGATCAAGCCCTTCTATAAGACTGCCATTACCAGCATTTGAATTGGCTTGTGTTACTGATGAAGGTTTTTTGGGGGTATCAACTTCCAATCCGCCAAATGGTTTTGTAGTGCCTTCAGTGCCACTCACAAATGCTTTCGTAGGCTCAAAATGTCTCCTCAGTTTCTCTAAAGAAACATTATTGTTCCGGATAAAGTCAAGTATAGCTGGGTCAATGTTGGCCTCTTTTGCAAGAAGATTAATCGCTTCCGGCTTGAACCCGAGCTTAGATTGTAAGCAGGCTTGAGGTGTGAACTCTTTGGGCAATTCACTGAAGCAAATCTCTGATGGTCTTTTGAAAGTGCCATCATGCGCAGGCAACCATGATATCTGTCGCAGTTGTAGCAAAAAGTACGCATCAAAATGACGTGTATTTCTGCTATAGTACTGCCAACTGAAAGTTCCTTGAAAAAACTCATCACGTCTATATTCACTAAGGCCATCGGCTACTTCACAAAGCAAATTCCACAAGAGTAGCGATTTTTGTTTGGCGATGTCAAAGGTGCCATCATTCAGCTTCGCAAGGAATTCGGACAATCCTTCAATCGTGTAGTCATACACTTCCTGTTTCTTTGGGTTCCAGTCAACAGCAACTCGCTTTCGTATTTCTTCGCGCTCCTCCCAACTCAGCTCTTTCGCAATTCTTTTCAGCGTTTTGTTTGCAACGCACTCGACAAGCATCTCAGCAATTTTTTCATCTTTCATAATGGGCAATGCTTCATCCAAGAACCAGATTTCAGAATTGCCTTCGAAGAATTGCATTAGAATCTCCGTCGGGAAATAAACTTTCTTCGGATCGCAGAATTGAATCTCATTACTAACGGCATTCCGACATCGCACGAAGTGACTTGCTTTTAATTTGGTTATTAATTCATCTCGACGTTGGCGGGAATCGGTATTATAAGCGTTCAAAATTCTAGCAATATCATCTTGATAAGTGGCGTCTGAAATAGTTTTTGTATTCTCCTGGGAGTATTTTGGAAGAACGTGCTGAATGACATCATCCACAATATCGGGTTTCTTGAGACCGAGCTTGTTGAGAAAATCCAAAGCTTGTTCATTTTGACAAATCACTTTTTTGACCGTTGGAAAATCAGTTGGGGAATCTCCAGGCAAAAAAGCATTGGGTCTATCTTGATCATCAAACGGAGAAGCATGAGCGCCGTCTTCCAAACGAATAAAGGGCTTTTTCCGAAGCGTTCCGCCCGTGCTCCAAAGTGCGCGCTGGTCGAGAAGATACCTGTAAAAATCAATCAGCCATTCGTCGCTTTGATTCGCGATAAATCTCTCGGTAAACTTTGAAGCCAGAGTTTGTGAAGTGAACTCTTCAACGCCCAATTCCTTCATCAAATATTCGCGCAGTTCGCGTGTTTTGTACTCTGAGATTTCATCGCTAACCCAGTTCAATGGGCTCTTCGCCTCATAAAAGAACTCGAGTTGTGATGGCCCTAACAATTGACGTAAATCAGCGCTGTTGGCAATTTTGGCATTCTTGCCGGAAACGAAATCTCCTTTGTAACGGGGAATCAACGCCTCGGAGGCGAGGGCATCTCGAACGCTCGCAAAGAACGGATGGAACATGTGATCCTTGCTGAACTGAACTCGGTTTAACGGCATGGCCTCAAGAGCATTGACAGTAAGCAAATTCATTTCGCGAAGTTTTGTCAGTGACTCTCGCAGAAGAATGGCCGTCTCCTCAACAAGTTTTATGTTCCATTCATCATCCTTGGGAATATTGTCACGGCTCGGTGTTGTGCGGTAAGGGCCTTGCACAAGAAATCCGAGATGCGTTTCTTTTTCCGTGGCAAAAAATACAAATAAATTCGAATCCGAAATCGGAATAATCTGTTTTTGCCCCGTTTTCTCATCCGCCTCGACTTTGTAGGCGATTTCGACCTTGCCAATTTGCTGCTGATCAGTTCCAATAGCAGGGCGCTCGAATACAAGCCATTCTTCGTTTGAAATTTTCCCGTTCACCTGACTTGTAAGCGTAACGTACTTTCGTTGCTCATCTATTCTTTGAACGCTGCGCGTGTAGCTCCCAACATCAGTGTCTGGAATAATCCACTTAGGAATGAATATGGTTTAGAAAAAGAAGGGTGCGGCAATCCAATTTGATGAGCCTATCTGCAATCTCTGCGGACGCCTTCTCTTGTGAAACTGTTGGATTATCTAATGGCAAATAAAAAAACGTTTCATCTGGATTAAGGTTTCGTGGAGCGATTGGTTTGGGATGGACAAAAGACTCGATAACGAAATGCTCTTCTCCAGAGTGAATTTCGGGATGGAGCGTATAAGCGTAAACCGACTTGAAACCTATGCCGAATTTTCCGATGGCATTAAGATCGTCGCGCTTAGTGCCTTGAACA from bacterium includes:
- a CDS encoding sigma 54-interacting transcriptional regulator — its product is MEPSKELERTMLLSHFTIEKDPDAILWIDSEDTLHRVNEATCRMLGYAPEEMVGKKPPELGFGLDPAYIEEIRENLRQHGIVRFERTIETRDGRQLPVEVAGSLVKFENQEYVCWFARDITERRKAEAALKQAFREIEQLKNRLQEENVYLQQEIKLTHNFEAIIGKSRQIQEVLHAVEHVAETDATVLIQGETGTGKELIARAIHNISMRHDRPLVKVNCAALPASLIESELFGHEKGAFTGALKSKVGRFELANGGTIFLDEIGELPIEMQVKLLRVIQSGEFDRLGGTQTLHTDVRIIAATNRDLEKAVAEKTFREDLFYRLNVFPIRVPPLRERREDLPLLVEYFVREYAKKIGREINVIPRSVLSTLENYNWPGNIRELENIIERGVILSHGHQLEIGNWFHGESQPEEEKQLRTLTELERAHILKVLDSTRWRVSGPNGAAQILGINPQTLVSRMKKLGIQRMPANEL
- a CDS encoding DUF3883 domain-containing protein, encoding MNGKISNEEWLVFERPAIGTDQQQIGKVEIAYKVEADEKTGQKQIIPISDSNLFVFFATEKETHLGFLVQGPYRTTPSRDNIPKDDEWNIKLVEETAILLRESLTKLREMNLLTVNALEAMPLNRVQFSKDHMFHPFFASVRDALASEALIPRYKGDFVSGKNAKIANSADLRQLLGPSQLEFFYEAKSPLNWVSDEISEYKTRELREYLMKELGVEEFTSQTLASKFTERFIANQSDEWLIDFYRYLLDQRALWSTGGTLRKKPFIRLEDGAHASPFDDQDRPNAFLPGDSPTDFPTVKKVICQNEQALDFLNKLGLKKPDIVDDVIQHVLPKYSQENTKTISDATYQDDIARILNAYNTDSRQRRDELITKLKASHFVRCRNAVSNEIQFCDPKKVYFPTEILMQFFEGNSEIWFLDEALPIMKDEKIAEMLVECVANKTLKRIAKELSWEEREEIRKRVAVDWNPKKQEVYDYTIEGLSEFLAKLNDGTFDIAKQKSLLLWNLLCEVADGLSEYRRDEFFQGTFSWQYYSRNTRHFDAYFLLQLRQISWLPAHDGTFKRPSEICFSELPKEFTPQACLQSKLGFKPEAINLLAKEANIDPAILDFIRNNNVSLEKLRRHFEPTKAFVSGTEGTTKPFGGLEVDTPKKPSSVTQANSNAGNGSLIEGLDRMNDENKEPEAAKIDVTNPNDRSQTKFKTYAYVSPVSPNDTNGAAEPAPVEKRIAVDNAGINHVLEFERKNGRFPDLKSHSHPGFDIVSKDIADHVVRYIEVKSVSGDWGEQGVTLSKTQFEKAAALGDRYWLYVVERAVQDDFQIHCLQNPACQVHQFVYDNGWKALAEENGEHAKSGLDSGISQT
- a CDS encoding glucose 1-dehydrogenase, yielding MKAIAVIPGKPNSMHLREVPKPKVSDVPNGRGVLVKVLRVGVDGTDKEINAAEYGAAPPGYDYLITGHESFGVVAEVGPNVTELKAGDYVVATVRRPGSSLYDQIGTYDMTTDDLYYERGINLRHGFLSEYFVEDPEYLVKFPRGLKEVGVLLEPTTVVEKGIAQAYEIQRRLRVWRPRKAAVMGAGTVGLLATLVLRLRGLEVVTFGRTPKPYLNSDLLEALGARYESTTSISILAGAQQYGPFDLIFEATGSSAVVFESMQALGKNGVLVLASVTGGGKSIEVPADKINLEYVLGNKVTVGTVNANREYFEMGVKDLAHAEAEYRGWLRRLLTHPVKGLENYQEMLDKLTTAKGAIKVFCEVAEL